A region from the Aegilops tauschii subsp. strangulata cultivar AL8/78 chromosome 5, Aet v6.0, whole genome shotgun sequence genome encodes:
- the LOC109757542 gene encoding uncharacterized protein, with the protein MTVAVCHVMPALDVAPPHTHTRMPAPMTPPPRQLDMWSAIQAPATKPEPPAVKARAGYPMGTVRRSMSHESLSLCTESLGCETGTRGDFLDLASLLYAPPLSSHQSEDAVAQEEEQEETAAGELKLSAVQYHRARPQRAFPPPLPSMSRHRGDDGGPCLRVRPHRRDGRLVLEAVAAKPQGYLHAQRQDGRLKLCFVDYSASDSVLDHQKQSMVQQQQPDQEQMLQEKDVEDIVEHEEVEEEGEDEVEVVDRGMVVEVVAASGKAQRCSRIVINKFVGGAPVTTDDVNTIPSPSRCCRATEDELAAPTVTSGLRRVPSSTTTLAAAVAAASTGMQSDEEDEEEVEEESASLLFTSRVGDREELMQSVRRCRLLRQRPLFIVESYSIIAA; encoded by the coding sequence ATGACGGTGGCTGTGTGCCATGTCATGCCGGCGCTGGACGTCGCTCCTCCTCACACTCACACTCGCATGCCGGCGCCGATGACGCCCCCGCCGCGGCAGCTGGACATGTGGAGCGCCATCCAGGCCCCGGCCACCAAGCCCGAGCCGCCGGCGGTCAAGGCCAGGGCCGGCTACCCGATGGGGACGGTGCGGCGGTCCATGAGCCACGAGAGCCTGAGCCTCTGCACGGAGAGCCTCGGCTGCGAGACCGGCACCCGCGGCGACTTCCTCGACCTGGCGTCCCTCCTCTACGCGCCGCCACTGTCGTCCCACCAGAGCGAGGATGCCGTCGCCCAAGAAGAAGAGCAGGAAGAGACGGCGGCCGGGGAGCTGAAGCTGAGCGCGGTGCAGTACCACCGCGCCCGGCCGCAGCGCGCGTTCCCGCCGCCGCTACCGTCCATGTCGCGCCACCGCGGCGACGACGGCGGGCCGTGCTTGCGGGTGCGCCCGCACCGCCGTGACGGGCGCCTCGTGCTCGAGGCTGTGGCCGCGAAGCCCCAGGGGTACCTCCACGCGCAGCGCCAGGACGGCCGCCTCAAGCTCTGCTTCGTGGACTACTCTGCTTCGGACTCTGTCCTCGACCACCAGAAGCAGAGCATGGTGCAACAGCAACAGCCAGACCAAGAACAGATGCTGCAAGAGAAGGATGTTGAGGACATTGTCGAGCATGAAGAAGTGGAAGAGGAGGGGGAGGACGAGGTGGAGGTGGTTGACAGGGGCatggtggtggaggtggtggcggcgtcCGGCAAGGCGCAGCGGTGCTCCAGGATCGTCATCAACAAGTTCGTCGGCGGCGCTCCGGTCACCACCGACGACGTGAACACGATCCCGTCCCCATCGCGCTGCTGCAGAGCTACCGAGGACGAATTAGCCGCTCCGACCGTGACGTCGGGGTTGCGCCGGGTGCCGTCGTCCACCACGACGCTGGCCGCCGCGGTGGCCGCCGCGTCCACTGGCATGCAGTCcgacgaggaggacgaggaagAGGTTGAGGAGGAGAGCGCGTCGCTGCTGTTCACGTCGCGGGTGGGGGACAGGGAGGAGCTGATGCAGAGCGTGCGGCGGTGCCGGCTGCTCCGGCAGAGGCCGCTCTTCATCGTGGAGTCATACTCCATCATCGCCGCCTGA